One window of the Devosia sp. 2618 genome contains the following:
- the tsf gene encoding translation elongation factor Ts — MVEITASLVKQLRDATGVGMMDCKKALAETNGDMEAAVDWLRTRGLAKAAKKADRVAAEGLVGVITAGTKAAVVEVNSETDFVARNEQFQGIVSNIAKLGLDAEGDVVKLGEMPFPGSGHSVSAELTEAISKIGENMNLRRTETVSVSDGVVESYVHNAVKPGLGKIGILVALESTGDKAALSALGKQLAMHIAAAQPQAIAPEELDQDVVARERAIILEQVKESGKSAEIAEKMVEGRMRKYFEEVTLLSQVFVVDGETKVADVLKNAEKDVGAPIKLTKFVRYALGEGIEKVETDFAAEVAATSGVK, encoded by the coding sequence ATGGTTGAAATTACTGCAAGCCTGGTCAAGCAGCTCCGCGACGCAACCGGCGTGGGCATGATGGACTGCAAGAAGGCTCTGGCCGAAACCAATGGCGACATGGAAGCAGCGGTCGATTGGCTGCGCACCCGTGGCCTGGCCAAGGCTGCCAAGAAGGCTGATCGCGTTGCTGCTGAAGGTCTCGTTGGTGTCATCACCGCCGGCACCAAGGCTGCTGTCGTTGAAGTGAACTCGGAAACGGACTTCGTTGCCCGCAACGAACAGTTCCAGGGCATTGTCAGCAATATTGCCAAGCTCGGCCTCGACGCTGAGGGCGACGTCGTCAAGCTCGGCGAAATGCCGTTCCCAGGTTCGGGTCACTCGGTTTCGGCCGAACTGACCGAAGCGATCTCCAAGATCGGCGAAAACATGAACCTGCGCCGCACCGAGACCGTTTCGGTCTCCGATGGCGTGGTGGAAAGCTACGTGCACAACGCCGTCAAGCCAGGTCTTGGCAAGATCGGCATCCTGGTTGCTCTTGAGTCGACCGGTGACAAAGCTGCGCTGTCGGCTCTTGGCAAGCAGCTTGCCATGCACATCGCCGCTGCCCAGCCACAGGCGATTGCGCCTGAAGAGCTGGATCAGGACGTGGTTGCTCGCGAGCGCGCCATCATACTTGAGCAGGTCAAGGAATCGGGCAAGTCCGCCGAGATCGCTGAAAAGATGGTCGAAGGCCGCATGCGCAAGTACTTCGAAGAAGTCACGCTGCTGTCGCAGGTGTTCGTGGTCGACGGCGAAACCAAGGTCGCCGACGTTCTCAAGAACGCCGAGAAGGACGTTGGCGCTCCGATCAAGCTGACAAAGTTCGTGCGTTATGCACTGGGCGAAGGCATCGAGAAGGTCGAGACCGACTTCGCTGCTGAAGTCGCTGCGACCTCCGGCGTAAAGTAA
- the pyrH gene encoding UMP kinase yields the protein MPMAPAYKRILLKVSGEALAGDNSFGIEPAFLQGIAKQIADTANTGVQIAIVVGGGNIFRGMAGAAEGTDRVTADLMGMLGTMINALALSNAISRQGAKCKPYSAASMPSVADTFTARDAKLALEEGYVVVLGGGTGNPFFTTDTASTLRAIELECDVVLKGTKVDGVYSEDPMKNPNATRYDHVSYDEVIGKNLRVMDTAAFALARDNSMPIIVYALDDAAGLAGVLAGTSRYTRVGEPI from the coding sequence TTGCCGATGGCGCCTGCCTATAAACGCATTCTCCTCAAGGTTTCAGGCGAGGCGCTGGCGGGAGATAATTCCTTCGGTATTGAGCCCGCATTTCTGCAGGGCATAGCCAAGCAGATCGCCGATACGGCCAATACCGGTGTGCAGATTGCCATCGTTGTTGGCGGCGGCAATATTTTCCGAGGCATGGCCGGCGCGGCCGAGGGCACCGACCGGGTGACCGCCGATCTGATGGGCATGCTGGGCACGATGATCAATGCCCTCGCTCTTTCCAATGCCATTTCGCGCCAGGGTGCCAAGTGCAAGCCCTATAGCGCCGCTTCCATGCCATCGGTGGCCGACACTTTCACCGCTCGCGACGCCAAGTTGGCTCTCGAAGAGGGCTATGTGGTGGTGCTGGGCGGCGGTACGGGCAATCCGTTTTTTACCACAGACACAGCCTCGACCCTGCGGGCGATCGAGCTGGAATGTGATGTGGTGCTCAAGGGCACGAAGGTTGATGGCGTCTATTCCGAAGACCCCATGAAGAATCCGAATGCGACGCGCTACGACCACGTCAGTTATGACGAGGTTATCGGCAAGAACCTGCGCGTGATGGATACTGCCGCATTTGCGCTTGCTCGCGACAACTCCATGCCCATAATCGTATACGCACTCGACGACGCGGCCGGCTTGGCCGGTGTGCTGGCGGGAACTTCCCGTTACACGCGTGTCGGCGAGCCGATCTAG
- the frr gene encoding ribosome recycling factor — protein MAGYDLTDLKNRMQKSIASLREELAGLRTGRASASLLEPVTVEAYGSRMPLNQVATVTVPEPRMLSVQVWDRQMANAVEKAIRDSGLGLNPMGEGQIIRVPLPELNEQRRKELAKVAHNYAEAARVAVRHIRRDGMDALKKAEKDGDQSQDDARVQSDLVQKATDAAVAEIDQVVASKEAEIMQV, from the coding sequence ATGGCCGGTTACGACCTCACAGACCTCAAGAACCGCATGCAGAAATCCATTGCTTCGCTTCGCGAAGAGCTGGCCGGACTGCGGACCGGTCGCGCCAGCGCGAGCCTGCTTGAGCCGGTGACTGTTGAAGCCTATGGATCGCGCATGCCGCTGAACCAGGTTGCCACTGTGACCGTGCCTGAGCCCCGCATGCTGAGCGTGCAGGTTTGGGATCGCCAGATGGCCAACGCTGTCGAAAAGGCCATCCGTGATAGTGGCCTGGGTCTCAACCCGATGGGGGAGGGGCAGATCATCCGTGTGCCTCTGCCCGAGCTCAATGAGCAGCGCCGCAAGGAACTGGCCAAGGTTGCGCATAACTATGCCGAGGCCGCCCGCGTTGCGGTGCGCCACATCCGTCGTGATGGCATGGACGCGCTCAAGAAGGCCGAGAAGGATGGCGATCAGAGCCAGGACGATGCTCGTGTGCAGTCCGACCTCGTCCAGAAGGCCACCGACGCGGCCGTTGCTGAAATCGACCAAGTCGTGGCGTCGAAAGAAGCCGAAATCATGCAGGTCTAA
- a CDS encoding isoprenyl transferase yields the protein MSIDPAIIADVSQRPRLRIPTHLGVIMDGNGRWAKARGKRRTEGHIEGVKSLRNLVELCINYGVAHLTVFSFSSENWTRPKDEISFIFNLLRRFVASDLQRLIRNNVRVRIIGSREGLEASLVRLIDDVEAKTAKNTGLVLIVAFNYGGKAEIADATRKIAREVAAGRLSPDSITEDTIASALYTAGLPDPDLIIRTSGEQRISNFLLWQAAYAEFIFVDEYWPDFDEASFVRVLETFSMRDRRFGGIGAS from the coding sequence ATGTCCATTGATCCAGCTATCATCGCCGATGTGTCCCAACGTCCGAGATTGCGTATTCCAACGCATCTCGGCGTTATTATGGATGGCAATGGACGCTGGGCGAAGGCGCGCGGCAAGCGGCGCACCGAAGGGCATATCGAGGGGGTCAAATCCCTCCGCAACCTCGTTGAACTCTGCATCAACTACGGCGTGGCGCATCTGACTGTATTCAGCTTCTCGTCAGAGAACTGGACGCGGCCTAAGGATGAAATTTCCTTTATTTTCAACCTTTTGCGCCGCTTCGTTGCGTCCGATTTGCAGCGTTTGATCCGCAATAATGTGCGGGTTCGGATCATCGGTAGCCGTGAGGGGCTGGAGGCAAGTCTCGTTCGCCTGATCGACGATGTGGAAGCCAAGACGGCCAAGAATACTGGGCTCGTTCTGATCGTGGCCTTCAATTATGGGGGCAAGGCCGAGATCGCTGATGCAACGCGCAAGATTGCGCGCGAAGTCGCTGCCGGCCGGTTATCCCCAGATTCAATTACCGAAGACACTATCGCATCGGCTCTTTATACTGCCGGTTTGCCGGATCCTGATCTTATTATTCGCACCAGCGGCGAACAAAGAATTTCAAATTTTCTTCTTTGGCAGGCTGCTTACGCCGAATTCATCTTTGTCGATGAGTATTGGCCCGATTTCGACGAGGCAAGCTTCGTCAGGGTGCTCGAGACCTTCTCGATGCGTGACAGACGCTTTGGCGGTATCGGGGCGAGTTAA
- a CDS encoding phosphatidate cytidylyltransferase, with the protein MSIGPISTRQASSGCSRPSRCVTDALAVSGRVNLSNPGDPAPESPANRRRTWSDLGPRFISAMVLIALTATTLYIGGYVFAVVVGVVFALAYREWETMVSRAPLTPAGMVLIALVAVSGAIYPAFGPLGTIAVIAVACVVAIFMRGEGVLWRVLGLIIYGAIIIAVIAMRGDTITGVWAGVYLGTVVWMTDSAAFFAGRQIGGEKLAPDISPSKTWSGALGGLALGTGAGLVVWIVATDSPWWIGLVLSATISVLGQLGDLSESAIKRHFRIKDSGDIIPGHGGLMDRLDSLTFGVLLVLLVGALHAGYGSVAEGLLYW; encoded by the coding sequence ATGAGTATTGGCCCGATTTCGACGAGGCAAGCTTCGTCAGGGTGCTCGAGACCTTCTCGATGCGTGACAGACGCTTTGGCGGTATCGGGGCGAGTTAACTTGAGCAATCCAGGCGATCCTGCGCCAGAGTCTCCCGCAAATCGGCGTCGCACCTGGTCTGACCTTGGGCCCCGGTTTATTTCAGCCATGGTGCTTATCGCGCTGACGGCGACCACTCTTTATATCGGTGGCTATGTCTTTGCCGTCGTTGTCGGCGTCGTGTTCGCCCTTGCGTATCGCGAGTGGGAAACCATGGTGTCGCGCGCGCCGCTGACACCAGCCGGCATGGTGCTGATTGCTCTGGTTGCCGTGTCCGGCGCCATCTATCCCGCTTTCGGTCCTCTGGGGACGATTGCCGTGATCGCCGTGGCCTGCGTGGTCGCGATCTTCATGCGGGGGGAGGGCGTGCTCTGGCGCGTTCTGGGTCTCATCATATATGGCGCCATCATCATTGCCGTCATTGCCATGCGTGGTGACACCATTACCGGCGTCTGGGCCGGTGTCTATCTCGGCACCGTCGTGTGGATGACTGACTCCGCAGCCTTCTTTGCCGGCCGCCAGATTGGCGGTGAAAAGCTTGCGCCCGACATTTCGCCGTCCAAGACCTGGTCTGGTGCGCTCGGCGGTTTGGCGCTCGGTACTGGGGCAGGGCTGGTTGTGTGGATCGTGGCGACGGACTCGCCATGGTGGATCGGTCTTGTGCTGTCCGCGACGATCAGCGTACTAGGCCAGCTCGGCGATTTGAGCGAAAGTGCCATCAAGCGGCATTTTCGTATCAAGGATAGCGGCGACATCATCCCGGGCCATGGTGGCCTGATGGACCGGCTCGATAGCCTCACATTTGGCGTGTTGCTGGTGTTGTTGGTCGGCGCGCTACATGCTGGATATGGCTCTGTGGCTGAAGGGCTGCTCTACTGGTAG
- the rseP gene encoding RIP metalloprotease RseP translates to MLEFIYWLLSYVIPFLAVLTVIVFVHEMGHYLVARWNGIAIQTFSVGFGPEIFGWNDRHGTRWRVSAVPLGGYVRFVGDMNPSGGVDDEVVANADPQLAPRLFVNKNVWQRIAVVIAGPLANVILTFLILYALLLGYGRYTIPPVIGDVIVGSVAEAAGLEPGDVIRSVDGYAVRGFEDFQRLVATSPARPVTIQLDRGSTAETIVVVPEVTEIEDRFGNMQRIGRIGVSRSTEPSDVTLYKPGPIEAIGMTGEEIRFIIQRTAAFIGDFFVGRGDIEQLGGPVKVAKVSGEVATLGIIALINLTALLSLNIGIFNLLPVPMLDGGHLLYYLVEAVRGRPLSMKVQEIGFRIGFALVLSLMVFTLFNDTIFAHFGIFR, encoded by the coding sequence ATGTTAGAATTCATCTATTGGCTTTTGTCCTATGTCATTCCGTTTCTTGCGGTTTTGACGGTCATCGTGTTCGTGCACGAGATGGGTCACTATCTGGTCGCCCGCTGGAACGGCATTGCGATCCAGACCTTTTCTGTCGGTTTCGGGCCTGAGATTTTCGGCTGGAACGACCGCCACGGTACGCGCTGGCGCGTTTCGGCGGTTCCGCTGGGCGGCTATGTGCGCTTTGTCGGCGACATGAACCCATCGGGTGGTGTGGATGACGAGGTCGTCGCCAATGCTGATCCACAACTGGCGCCACGCCTGTTCGTGAACAAGAATGTCTGGCAGCGCATTGCCGTGGTCATCGCTGGCCCGCTCGCCAATGTCATCCTGACCTTCCTCATTCTCTATGCCCTGCTGCTCGGCTATGGCCGCTACACGATCCCTCCGGTGATCGGGGACGTGATCGTCGGCTCCGTCGCCGAGGCCGCCGGGCTTGAGCCGGGCGATGTGATCCGTTCGGTCGACGGCTATGCCGTGCGCGGCTTTGAAGATTTCCAGCGGCTGGTGGCGACCAGCCCGGCACGGCCCGTGACGATCCAGCTGGATCGCGGCAGCACGGCCGAGACCATTGTCGTGGTCCCTGAAGTCACCGAGATTGAAGACCGTTTCGGCAATATGCAGCGGATTGGCCGTATTGGCGTCAGCCGCAGCACTGAGCCGTCGGACGTGACGCTCTACAAGCCCGGCCCGATCGAAGCCATTGGCATGACCGGCGAAGAAATTCGCTTCATCATCCAGCGAACTGCGGCGTTTATCGGCGACTTTTTCGTCGGTCGCGGCGATATCGAACAGCTTGGTGGACCTGTCAAAGTCGCCAAGGTTTCGGGCGAAGTAGCGACGCTGGGAATCATCGCACTCATAAATCTGACGGCTTTGCTCTCGCTAAATATCGGAATCTTCAATCTTTTGCCGGTTCCAATGCTCGACGGGGGCCATCTGTTATACTATTTGGTGGAAGCTGTGAGAGGGCGTCCGCTCAGCATGAAGGTGCAAGAAATAGGCTTCCGCATAGGATTTGCCCTTGTCTTGAGCCTCATGGTGTTCACGCTGTTTAACGATACGATTTTTGCGCACTTCGGAATCTTTAGGTAA
- the bamA gene encoding outer membrane protein assembly factor BamA has translation MIHTTKLMRGAFLALAILGAAPLAGPSIPLLGAVAAQAQEQLVGSVLFEGNRRFSDSQLLAMVDMSASGIFSQQRLASDVESIRQAYDRDGFLSVTVAARTEATADGRVRVIFVVNEGDRAGIAAINFTGNNAFNSGTLKSSLLTKETGLLSWLFKDDSYDDRKLAVDRERVRLYYANRGFPDAQVTSVGEYDASRNAYFINFTINEGQKYQFSNVGIETSIAGLNTDALRGSVKTDKGRTYSASDLQKSIEDIAYEATTQGFSFVDVRARLDRDVATGTFKVTYLVDEGARIYVERINITGNTKTRDFVIRRELEFGEGDAFNRALVVRGRQNIDRLGYFSAVDVTTAPGSSADKVILNINVTETTTGEYGATAGYSTVDGVLGEISLTERNFLGRGQFLRAAIGASQSGRTFDFSFTEPRFMGLKVSAGVDAYHRINDETTSSVYGTEATGGQLRLGIPLTSTFSTTLFAGIERKVIKDGDPKDPKNLPDSTLVRNGEEFYKAFGGYTLTWNGLDDTKKPTEGLFATFTQTYIGWDHNLLKTEARARYFMPLIQDSGIVASVRAQAGVVNDFSGNGVNVVEAFSPGSQLVRGFEGRGYGPRLANGQYLGAVAYAGVSAEIQFPIPAVPESYGLSAAIWADAGWVDGANLPSIVNPNGAPPNAVKGTSNDEPWRTSIGASLIWDSPFGPLRGDFAHVLNKSTDDRTQVFQLTMSTLF, from the coding sequence ATGATCCATACCACCAAGCTTATGCGCGGCGCTTTCCTAGCGCTGGCGATTCTGGGTGCAGCGCCGCTCGCCGGACCCAGCATCCCGCTACTTGGCGCTGTGGCAGCCCAGGCGCAGGAACAGTTGGTTGGCTCCGTGCTGTTTGAGGGCAATCGTCGCTTCTCGGACTCCCAGCTTCTTGCCATGGTCGATATGTCGGCCTCCGGAATTTTCAGCCAGCAGCGTCTTGCCTCGGATGTTGAAAGCATCCGCCAGGCCTATGACCGCGATGGCTTCCTGTCCGTTACTGTCGCTGCTCGCACCGAGGCAACTGCCGACGGTCGCGTTCGGGTGATTTTTGTCGTCAATGAAGGTGATCGCGCGGGCATCGCAGCGATCAACTTCACCGGCAACAACGCTTTCAACTCTGGCACGCTGAAGAGCTCGCTGCTGACCAAGGAAACTGGTCTGCTCAGCTGGCTGTTCAAGGATGATAGCTATGATGACCGCAAGCTCGCTGTCGATCGCGAACGCGTCCGTCTCTATTATGCCAATCGCGGCTTCCCTGATGCGCAGGTGACTTCGGTCGGTGAGTATGATGCATCGCGCAATGCGTACTTCATCAACTTCACGATCAATGAAGGTCAGAAGTACCAGTTCTCCAATGTCGGCATCGAAACCAGCATTGCAGGCCTGAACACCGACGCGCTGCGTGGTTCGGTCAAGACCGACAAGGGTCGTACCTATTCGGCTAGCGATCTGCAGAAGTCGATCGAAGACATTGCCTACGAAGCTACGACCCAGGGTTTCTCCTTTGTCGACGTTCGTGCTCGTCTCGACCGTGATGTTGCAACTGGCACGTTCAAGGTGACCTACCTGGTCGATGAGGGCGCGCGCATCTATGTCGAGCGCATCAACATCACCGGCAACACCAAGACCCGCGACTTCGTTATCCGTCGCGAACTCGAGTTCGGCGAAGGCGATGCCTTCAACCGCGCTTTGGTTGTCCGTGGTCGCCAGAATATCGATCGTCTCGGCTACTTCTCTGCTGTTGATGTGACCACTGCACCCGGCTCGTCTGCCGACAAGGTGATCCTCAACATCAATGTTACCGAAACGACGACTGGTGAGTATGGCGCAACTGCTGGCTACTCGACCGTTGATGGTGTGCTGGGCGAAATCTCGCTGACTGAGCGAAACTTCCTTGGTCGTGGTCAGTTCCTGCGCGCTGCCATCGGTGCATCGCAGTCGGGCCGTACTTTCGACTTCTCCTTCACCGAGCCTCGCTTCATGGGTCTCAAGGTGTCTGCTGGCGTCGACGCATATCACCGCATCAACGACGAAACGACGTCGAGCGTCTATGGTACAGAAGCTACTGGCGGTCAGCTGCGCCTTGGCATCCCACTGACCAGCACGTTCTCAACTACGTTGTTTGCAGGTATCGAGCGCAAGGTCATCAAGGACGGCGATCCCAAGGATCCTAAAAACCTCCCCGATTCGACTCTTGTTCGTAATGGCGAGGAGTTCTACAAAGCATTCGGCGGTTATACGCTGACTTGGAATGGCCTCGACGATACTAAGAAGCCGACTGAAGGCCTGTTCGCAACCTTTACGCAGACGTATATCGGCTGGGATCATAACCTGCTGAAGACCGAAGCTCGTGCCCGCTACTTCATGCCTCTGATCCAGGATAGCGGTATTGTTGCTAGCGTTCGCGCGCAGGCTGGCGTCGTCAATGACTTCAGTGGTAACGGCGTCAATGTCGTGGAAGCCTTCTCGCCTGGTTCGCAGTTGGTTCGAGGTTTCGAAGGTCGTGGTTATGGTCCTCGTCTCGCCAATGGTCAGTACCTCGGTGCGGTTGCCTATGCTGGTGTGTCGGCTGAAATCCAGTTCCCGATCCCAGCGGTTCCAGAAAGCTATGGCCTGTCGGCTGCGATCTGGGCTGACGCTGGTTGGGTTGATGGTGCCAACTTGCCGAGCATCGTCAATCCGAATGGCGCTCCTCCTAATGCCGTCAAGGGAACCAGTAACGATGAGCCATGGCGTACTTCGATCGGCGCTTCGCTGATCTGGGACAGTCCGTTCGGTCCTCTGCGTGGCGACTTCGCTCACGTGCTGAATAAGTCGACCGACGACCGTACGCAGGTCTTCCAGCTGACGATGTCGACTCTGTTCTAG
- the lpxD gene encoding UDP-3-O-(3-hydroxymyristoyl)glucosamine N-acyltransferase: MVDTRFHRFAGPSTIGAILTALKRAELVASLSNTELEVTGVTELNLASGGDLALAAHSNYTEELRATSAGAVLVIPSLVAEVPAHSMAIVVDKPHHLFAEILDHLYPADTRSNIVSGRDDLGEPIFERDVVIGANVVIGQGVEIGRGTVIGANTVIGAGVTIGRNCTIAPNCTIDCAHIGNDVVIHSGVRVGTEGFGWLDFGQTNRKVPQLGRVLIQDRVEIGANSTIDRGALGDTMIGEGTKIDNLVQIGHNCRLGRNCLVAAMTGLSGSTILGDGVLLGGGVGTSGHLSIGSGSVVHGRAAVTKDWPAGSKLAGAPAQDIRDFWREIAAMRKLSKGDKRG; the protein is encoded by the coding sequence ATGGTCGACACCCGTTTTCATCGTTTTGCCGGCCCCTCCACGATTGGTGCTATCCTGACTGCGCTCAAGCGCGCCGAGCTGGTGGCAAGTCTCTCAAATACAGAGCTGGAGGTGACTGGGGTCACCGAACTCAATCTCGCAAGTGGCGGGGATCTGGCGCTCGCTGCGCACAGCAATTACACCGAAGAACTGCGCGCCACCTCGGCCGGTGCTGTTCTGGTCATTCCATCGCTCGTTGCCGAAGTGCCAGCCCACAGCATGGCTATCGTTGTCGACAAGCCGCATCACCTGTTTGCCGAAATTCTCGACCACCTCTATCCCGCCGATACGCGCAGCAATATAGTGTCGGGCCGTGATGATCTGGGGGAGCCCATTTTTGAGCGCGACGTCGTGATCGGCGCCAATGTGGTGATCGGGCAGGGTGTTGAGATTGGCCGTGGTACGGTGATCGGCGCGAATACGGTGATCGGTGCAGGCGTGACCATTGGTCGAAACTGCACCATAGCGCCCAACTGCACCATTGACTGTGCCCATATCGGCAATGACGTGGTGATCCATTCCGGCGTACGTGTCGGCACGGAAGGTTTCGGCTGGCTCGATTTCGGGCAGACAAACCGCAAGGTGCCTCAACTCGGCCGGGTGCTGATTCAGGATCGCGTCGAGATTGGCGCCAATAGCACGATCGACCGTGGCGCGCTTGGCGACACCATGATCGGCGAGGGCACCAAGATCGATAACCTCGTTCAGATCGGTCATAATTGCCGTCTCGGGCGCAACTGCCTGGTGGCTGCCATGACCGGTCTGTCCGGTTCCACTATTCTCGGCGACGGTGTGTTGTTGGGCGGCGGTGTCGGCACATCAGGGCATTTGAGCATTGGCTCTGGTTCGGTCGTGCACGGACGCGCTGCCGTCACCAAAGACTGGCCTGCCGGCAGCAAGCTTGCCGGTGCGCCAGCACAGGATATAAGAGATTTTTGGCGAGAGATCGCCGCCATGCGGAAACTATCCAAGGGGGATAAGCGGGGATGA
- the fabZ gene encoding 3-hydroxyacyl-ACP dehydratase FabZ — MNDSAPATTELGAMNIAEILISLPHRYPFLMIDKIIKIDRDETAIGIKNVTFNEPIFQGHFPENPIFPGVLIIEGMAQTAGAIVIKHDSGGGKKNIVLMLGVDKAKFRKPAGPGDTIEFHIAKIQRRRNVGRYEAKAMVDGVIIAEAEITAMIIEANS, encoded by the coding sequence ATGAACGACAGCGCACCAGCGACCACAGAGCTCGGAGCAATGAATATTGCCGAGATCCTGATCAGCTTGCCGCACCGCTATCCGTTCCTGATGATCGACAAGATCATCAAGATCGACCGGGACGAAACAGCTATCGGCATCAAGAACGTCACGTTCAACGAGCCGATTTTCCAGGGCCATTTTCCTGAAAATCCGATCTTCCCGGGTGTTTTGATCATCGAAGGCATGGCCCAAACGGCTGGTGCCATCGTCATCAAGCACGACTCGGGCGGCGGCAAGAAGAACATCGTCTTGATGCTGGGCGTCGATAAGGCTAAGTTCCGCAAGCCTGCGGGTCCTGGCGATACCATCGAGTTCCACATCGCCAAGATCCAGCGCCGCCGCAATGTCGGCCGCTACGAGGCCAAGGCAATGGTCGATGGCGTGATCATTGCGGAAGCAGAAATCACCGCGATGATCATCGAGGCGAATTCGTGA